The Raphanus sativus cultivar WK10039 chromosome 2, ASM80110v3, whole genome shotgun sequence DNA segment CTGACCCTGAAACgtatgtgtcgatcaagggggagtgttgtgaatatattatgtgatcGACCCATTTCTGTCTAAACCGGACAGACCGGACCAAACCATTTCTGGACGAACCGGACCGGACCAGACCAAGTCTATGTCATACTAGACATGACCAGGCCCGACTCAAGCCCAGCCCAAGAAAACCAGAAGCAGGCGGCccaatggagaagaagatagagatAAGTCCAAGAAGATAAACATCAAGAAGATTCAAGTTTATCCATATGTAATTAGTGATTATCATAATCAtagatagattaggatttatAATCCCTTATGTTTTGGGATTTAGATTTATCTCATTTCTAACTTGTATAAATATGGACCTTCGGTCCTGATGATTAATAACACGAAATCACTTCCAATTACAACATTATCTATTTAATAAGTTTCTTGTCGTTGTTGATAAAGCCCTACCATATTACATTTCTAATGGATCATTCATGCAACGATTTTATCTACGCGATTGCTCCTGGTCTACGGCTTGCACGTCACAACGTTCCATATTGTTGTGTCGACTGTTCACGTAGATTTTAAAgtcatatgttatatatatatatatattgtcattTTGTCAATGTTAACAACTATATGTATACAAGTAACAATCATCtgattaatattttcaattatttttataattaatcattttaagtcATACTACTACAAATATAAGCAGTTGTGCGTAAACAACATATTACCATCATGTTTGAGAAAAGAGTAGGATTAGAGAGAAAGAAAAGTCCCAAATTTACACTATAAAATTTCTCAAATCTCTTTCGAAACTTACCATGCAATTAAATacaattcaaatatatatttgctATATGTTAACTATTTTTGACAATTTATGTAACTAGTTTTACAGCTGACTAAATATTTTATCGTCTAATTCACAAAGAATTTATAGTCATAAAACTTCAATTATAATCTGAATCgcatttgacaaaaaaaaatctaaatcatatcatatttatgaaaatacaaatatttattctgCTTAAGTTTGTTATATAGTTGATGTTATgcttatataatttatatatgttaatcttTTTCTGTGTTACTCccagttttataaatattattaaacataaaagtTAACATATATGTTTACAAAATTTAacctaattgtaaaaataaattaacaaaatatttgaatttattaCTGTAAATCTAGATTATAAACGTTTTGTGCTGATTTTACCTTAATGAGCTATTTGATATCATAAATATATGTTTGCTAATTGTTATTTAACAAAGTGTTTACAaataataactatttatttaattaaccctttctaaaaaaactatttaattaattaaattacttTATTACTCTTTCTAGTAATTTTCTACTATTCTTTGAAATATCTTACTATCTCAAGATTATTTTATCAATTGAATTTACCCATTAATGCGCAGCAAGATGGAGAAAATATATCAGATAGaagttatatatacacataaaaaGTTATCAAACAGTATAGCAGACGAAAAGGCACAGTGACGCCCATATCCTGATAGGGGAGGGACGTGACAATGAAactctgtttttatttctaaCCCCAGAGACTAAACTTATGAAATTTTCTTATCAGAACCATTGTTCATCAGAGAGTCTCAGGACAGAGAGAAAGGATtgaaaaatactaataaaaagaaaaagaggagaCTTGCGATGTGGAGCCCACAAGCCTTGATCTCTCTTTTCATTTTAGGCCTCAATTTTTCTTTCAGTTGTTTAATTTCGAAATTTCACTTCTCCCAATCTCTGTCTCGTCTCTCCTCCCTTCTTTTGAAAcaagaaataataatatttcaagaGGAGAATAGAAAGAAGCAAATCTGAAGACAGCGAGGGGAAAGAGTGAgactttgtgtttttctttgtgtgatTTGACAGTGCCCATGTTTCTGTTTATTGGATAAGAACCCCTAAAGACACAACCTTTTCCTTTACACATATTATCTTCTCTCTCGGTTTTGCTTCAACACACACAACGGTAAAGCCTCTCCTAtctaatttatcaaaaaaatctttataaaccTTACCTTAATAGATTTTTCCTCTTGTGGGTGGGTATTAAGAACTACTGCTTGTTCTCATCTAGTTTTGatcaaaattctatatttttttctctcttttgaatGTTCCATTAAGACATATCTCAGTTTTTGTCTCccctgtttttttgtttaagaaaataaataataaagagGGTCCTTTTCAAAGTCTATCTGTAAATGGTGATGCATTCGACTACTAACTCTATGAAAGCTTTTCTCTAGTGTTttaattcttcttcttttttattctctctctcttttacaTCTCTCACTTTCAACTCCTTTCTCATTGATTGATACACTCTCTTTAAAGACTTCACACACGTCGTTTTAATTCGAgctatctttcttcttcttcttcttcttcttcttcttcttcaggtggACTCTCATTCAAACTCTAGTCATTCAAGCGGATTCATCATTCTCCTAAGTACCTGGAGCTTGACTTCATTCttgaacacaaaaaaaaagctcaagAAGATCTTCTTATTCAAGACGCCGAGCTATGTAAGTTCTCAGATCTAAATCCCTCTGTAcgaacaagaaaataaaaatatcacaactttcattttcatttagaaatgattattttatttccaTTTCTGCTTTAGATCTGCAACGTCCtcaaaatcaattattttccttaataaaaagaatcatcatttcttcttcttcttattatttgctttttgagaaaaaagtgtttattttttgtgaaactattcactcaaaaatagaaagaagaagaaagctttgtACTGTGGAGATTTCATGTTCATTTTTCTTACTAAACTTACGCACGTAAATAACTCTGAAAGCTGTTAACTTTCCATGTTCTGTCCAAATCTtgactttgtgtttttttttgtctttttttttttaaattagattaTATTAGCTTGGATGGAGGATTAATATAAGGGAAGCAGCAGCATTTATGGGATTTGATAGAAGATTGTCAATAAAGGAAACCCCAAAACTGTTGTGGTTATGGATTCACGAGGTGACAGCTCCAGGTTCggacaccaccaccaccaccagctgTATCCGACAAAGCCTTCTAGGAACATGTCTTCATCTTCCTCAGCTGCTTTCTTCTCAGCTAACCAATCTCCCTTCTTCTCCCCAAGATCTCCCAAACCCCAACAAGAACACTCCGAATCAACACGCTCCGATCCTCAATGCGACGACAGCTTCGATCCCCTCACCTCCTCCAGCCCCTGCTTCCAAGACCACCACCTCGTCTTTCAGAATCTCGAACCTTCCAGCAGCGTCATCCCAAGATACGCAAGAGGAGGAGTGGGTCAAGATTCGTCTTCCTACACTCAGACATCTTCCGTCTCGGTTTCTTACAACAGAGTGAGATGCTGCGACGTGTTCTTGGGTCTGCACGGCAACAAACCATCTCTCCTCCGTTTCGCGGATTGGCTCAGAGCCGAGCTGGAGTTTCAAGGGATGAGCTGTTTCATGTCGGACAGAGGGAAATGCAGGAGCTCGCGGAAACAGAGAATCATCGAGAGAGCGATGGACGGAGCTTCCTACGGAGTCATCATCCTAACGAGAAAGTCTTTCAGATCCCCTCACACGATCGAGGAGCTGAGGTTCTTCTCGGAGAAGAAGAACCTCGTCCCCGTCTTCTTCGATCTCTCTCAGGGAGACTGCCTCGTCCGGGACATAGTGGAGAAGAGAGGGGACTTGTGGGAGAAGCACGGAGGCGAGGTCTGGGAGTGTTACGGAGGGATCGAGAGAGAGTGGAGAGAAGCTGTTCACGGTTTGTCTCGCGTTGTCGATGAGTGGAAGCTCGAAGCTCACGAAGGTAACTGGAGAGAGTGCGTTTTCAGAGCTGTGACGTTGCTAGCTATGAGGTTAGGGAGGAGGAGTATAGTGGAGAGGTTGAGTAAGTGGCGTGAGAGAGCTGAGAGAGAGGAGTTTCCTTATCCGAGGAACGAAGGTTTCGTCGGGAGGAAGAAGGAGTTATCTGAGTTGGAGTTTGTTTTGTTCGGAGACGTTGGTAAAGATTCCGAGAGAGATTACTTGGAGCTCAAGGCAAGGaggaagaataagaagaaaataaagaatgTGGTGTTAGGGTGGAACAGCAAGAAAGGGAAAGAGAAAGTCGTGTGGAGAGAGTCAGAGAAAGAGATCGAGATGATGCAGAGCACGGAGCTGAGACGTAACAACAGGAGGAAACGGTCGACGAAAGTGGCTTACGGGAAAGGAGTGGCGTGCGTCACGGGGGAGTCGGGGATAGGCAAAACAGAGCTGCTACTCGAGTTCGCTTACAGGCATCACCAGAGGTACAAGATGGTGCTTTGGATAGGAGGAGAGAGCCGTTACATCAGACAGAACTATCTCAACCTTCACCACTACTTAGAAGTCGACGTCGGGGTGGAGAGTTGTTCTTCTTCCGATTATAAATCGAGGATGAAGAGCTTTGAGGAGCAAGAGGACGCGGCGGTCACGAGGATCAGGAAAGAGCTGATGAGGAACATACCGTTCTTGGTCGTGATCGATAACTTGGAGAGCGAAAAGGACTGGTGGGATTCGAAGCTTGTGATGGATCTTCTTCCTAGGTTTGGAGGAGAGACGCATATATTGATATCTACGCGTCTCTCTAGGGTTATGAACATGGAGCCGTTGAAACTCTCTTACCTCTCTGGCGCTGAAGCTATGGTGTTGATGCAGGGGAACAGCGTTAATAATAGAGAGTATCCTATCTCCGAAATGGATGCGTTGAGAGTTACCGAGGAGAAGCTTGGGAGGTTAACGTTGGGATTGGCTGTAGTGGGAGCGATTTTGTCTGAGCTTCCTATAAACCCTAGCCGGCTTTTGGATACTATAAATAGAATGGCGTTGAGAGAGGGTCGGGAGGGGAGCTTGTTGAGGAGGAAAAGTGTGTTTCTGTTGCAGCTGTTTGAAGTGTGTTTTTCGATCTTCGACCACGCGGATGGACCGAGGAGTTTGGCTACTAGAATGGTGGTTGCGGGAGGGTGGTTAGCTCCAGGGGCTGTGCCGGCTTCTCTGTTAGCTTTGGCTGCTTATAAACTCCCTGAGAAGCATAGAGGTCCGAAGCGGCTTTGGAGGAGGCTGAGACGGGCTATAACCTGTGGTTTCGTGTCGTCGAACTCGAAACGATCAGGAGCTGAAGCTGCTTCCATGTTGCTTAGATTCAACATCGCTAGAACCAGCAGTGTTAAGCTAGGGTTTATACAGATACACGAGCTTGTGAAACTCTACGCGAGGAATCGAGTTCTGGTGAGCGAGAACGCTCCTGCGATGGTTCGAGCCGTGATAAGCCGCGGCTCGACGGTCGAAACCGCGGAGCAGATGTGGGGGGTGTGCTTCTTGCTGTTCGGTTTCGGCAACGAAGCTCCGACCATTCAGCTTAAGATAACAGAGCTGCTGTTTCTTGTGAAGCAAGTAATCTTGCCGTTAGCGATTAGGACATTCATAACGTTTTCGCGGTGCAGCGCGGCGGTGGAGCTGCTTAGAGTCTGCACAAACGCGCTCGAAGCGGCTGACCAGACGCTGGTGACGCCGGTGGAGAAGTGGCTGGATAAGTCTCTTTGCTGGAGACCGGTTCAGACAAGCGCGCAGCTGAACCCTGTCCTTTGGGAAGAGCTTGCTCTGACTCGAGCCACAGTGTTGGAGACGAGAGCTAAGCTGATGTTGCGTGGCGGGCAGTTCAGCGTGGCTGATGATCTGATTAGAAAAGCCATCTTTATAAGAACTTCCATCTCAGGAGAGGATCATCCTTCGACTGTGTCGGCTCGAGAGACGTTGAGTAAGTTAACGAGACTCTTATCAAATGCTCATCAGATTCACAACAGTTCACCATGATAGTCAGATAGAGGTTTCTTAGGGCTATCTCTTGTTGTAAAAGTTATAAAAGGTTTTAgagtttcttgtttttttttgtcataatcattatttttagttataaagaGTTAGATTTATACAGAGGCTTTAGTAATAAAGAAAACTATTATGTAAGAAATTGGTCAGAGAATCCTTCTTTTTTACACTGctcttttaaattttgaaattttttaacaaatcaaGAATATAGAAGAATTTTTCAGAGTATTAAACAATGAGATGTAATTTTCTGTCTGCATGCTAATGTCTTCTAGACTTTTTTTCTGTGTCTTTTGTCTGATATGAATAATCCAAAGATTGGTAACAATCAAAAGGAAATTCAAAAGCTTATAAATGTAATAGAAGCAAACAAACGTTTCATCATATACCACCACCACACTATCACCTAAAGACGGTCTAATCAAATCTTCTGTACTTTTCTCTGTCTTGATTATGACTCAGTGAGTACCAATTCCTGCGCAAAGAAACATACTCTATTGTCAGGTGATTCtgtaaaataatcaaaaacttAGGTGAAAATGTAATAGACACAAACCTTGTCACAAACTGGACAAGCCTCACTCCTTTCCATCCATTCAAGAATGCACGCAAGGTGAAAATTGTGGCCACATTTCGTGAGCAGCTTTGGGTTGTCAATATGATATTCTGTAAAAACAAATGAAGACATTTAAACTAAAGCTATATCTTTGGTTATGTAAACTGTGAatgataaaaaacaaaacaccatACCTTCCAAGCAAATTGGACACTCGTCTATGGTTtctcgattcttcttctttagatCATTATCTGCAAAATCATCAGCAGGCCATGTTTCCTTTTGTGGAACACTGTTTGTCGTGATTCCACGAGATCCTTCGCTCGAGTTGCTCTGAGTCTGAGTTGTTGACAGTTTCGAGGGAATTTGGAGATTTCTAGGCGAGAATGAAACAGGAAGAGGAGGCTGAAGCGGCGCAGTGTATAGAGTAGATGCCAGATTTCTATTAACCGCTTCTGTAGGTACTACAGAGGAAGGAGGTGCACGAGATAAAGGAACATGCTCGTCTATTGTTCTTGAGCTCTGCAGAAAAAGTATAAAACAccaagaaataaataaataaaaaagagagagaacaaaACATTATCTCTGAATCATTTAGAAAAAAGGTTTTACTTCGGGTATAATCGGgaaacagcagcagcaccaaccCATTCTTTGGATGATTAAACCAAGTTTTGGACAGTTCGCAGATCAGTGAGTTCCTAAGACCTGAAATTTACAAgactaaatatatgaaatttagttCTTGAAACCACATTTAAAA contains these protein-coding regions:
- the LOC108843632 gene encoding uncharacterized protein LOC108843632, giving the protein MDSRGDSSRFGHHHHHQLYPTKPSRNMSSSSSAAFFSANQSPFFSPRSPKPQQEHSESTRSDPQCDDSFDPLTSSSPCFQDHHLVFQNLEPSSSVIPRYARGGVGQDSSSYTQTSSVSVSYNRVRCCDVFLGLHGNKPSLLRFADWLRAELEFQGMSCFMSDRGKCRSSRKQRIIERAMDGASYGVIILTRKSFRSPHTIEELRFFSEKKNLVPVFFDLSQGDCLVRDIVEKRGDLWEKHGGEVWECYGGIEREWREAVHGLSRVVDEWKLEAHEGNWRECVFRAVTLLAMRLGRRSIVERLSKWRERAEREEFPYPRNEGFVGRKKELSELEFVLFGDVGKDSERDYLELKARRKNKKKIKNVVLGWNSKKGKEKVVWRESEKEIEMMQSTELRRNNRRKRSTKVAYGKGVACVTGESGIGKTELLLEFAYRHHQRYKMVLWIGGESRYIRQNYLNLHHYLEVDVGVESCSSSDYKSRMKSFEEQEDAAVTRIRKELMRNIPFLVVIDNLESEKDWWDSKLVMDLLPRFGGETHILISTRLSRVMNMEPLKLSYLSGAEAMVLMQGNSVNNREYPISEMDALRVTEEKLGRLTLGLAVVGAILSELPINPSRLLDTINRMALREGREGSLLRRKSVFLLQLFEVCFSIFDHADGPRSLATRMVVAGGWLAPGAVPASLLALAAYKLPEKHRGPKRLWRRLRRAITCGFVSSNSKRSGAEAASMLLRFNIARTSSVKLGFIQIHELVKLYARNRVLVSENAPAMVRAVISRGSTVETAEQMWGVCFLLFGFGNEAPTIQLKITELLFLVKQVILPLAIRTFITFSRCSAAVELLRVCTNALEAADQTLVTPVEKWLDKSLCWRPVQTSAQLNPVLWEELALTRATVLETRAKLMLRGGQFSVADDLIRKAIFIRTSISGEDHPSTVSARETLSKLTRLLSNAHQIHNSSP
- the LOC108841345 gene encoding E3 ubiquitin-protein ligase AIRP1-like, with the protein product MGWCCCCFPIIPESSRTIDEHVPLSRAPPSSVVPTEAVNRNLASTLYTAPLQPPLPVSFSPRNLQIPSKLSTTQTQSNSSEGSRGITTNSVPQKETWPADDFADNDLKKKNRETIDECPICLEEYHIDNPKLLTKCGHNFHLACILEWMERSEACPVCDKELVLTES